In Siniperca chuatsi isolate FFG_IHB_CAS linkage group LG20, ASM2008510v1, whole genome shotgun sequence, the following proteins share a genomic window:
- the LOC122867722 gene encoding protein FAM171A2 isoform X2, protein MPANCISRLLLFASICAVWEALAKSLPDQGAFEVQIKVQVFDNSDLSPLADAQVEVHGNQTILASSRAGSDGVLRVSFLYRTGTWVIITASKQDYVTNSVPWHSSRIPLYASVSLYLLVQRPGTLILYDDVLQVLSGSPGARNQPLVQLQRKSLHLPSNSNYTALAAALTTARTQYEIGGFPFLLGQETNSSGAETGWTDLTALAVVSIQLFDKDGSAIQVSDPIHISVPLPSDTRNRMATSVPAWLYQPKTGLWVRNGTGYIKKDGTQFVWNVVVPQMGYWLAAFPSSSGLGLSHPGLRDITTYHTLFLLSILGSLALLVLILLCVLLYYCRCGERRRRRKCLKPRRQQGKPHTSNLNGAKRDQGTSTSRLNLICGGHVESGPSNDKSDLSPSRDYQSSREDLTKHVPAHMLRHAKGKNASGPQRGESFPMKVTRATETNNLDNPLLHEDYNRSYSPMEGKDAEYHRHHNANDNRGYSSDPPSPPRFQGYVPNQSDKPPEYSAAAADSLARPTSLNTQPGQIIFCSSIDQMKENMYRSMVPTLVIPAHYMRLPSEFSGKDGKDQKEQENDGAQMGGGQQHHHHHSQKQGQQQQGGSQGDDSEEPSWASDSSGGPVTIPVLFNDSTMAQMNGELQALTEKKLLELGVKQHPRAWFISLDGRANAHVRHSYIDAGNDLSGGGVGGFLGGPSSTPRDVNLEPPLEAQEHKSAINRKGKDDRWGTGGRKGHGVSSGGGKSYSKLAYPDHSEPSSSEGRPVSPEENSLTPLLDEGPSSRGSTIPRRGRSRVNSTRSSNSENRRDSMTSPEDDPDDKDENKKSPWQKIEDRPLMVFHPRK, encoded by the exons AGGTGCAAATAAAAGTCCAGGTGTTCGACAACAGCGACCTGTCACCGTTGGCAGACGCTCAGGTGGAAGTCCACGGCAACCAAACTATCTTGGCGTCCAGCAGGGCCGGCAGCGATGGCGTCCTGAGAGTCAGCTTCCTGTACCGCACGGGAACATGGGTCATCATTACAGCCTCCAAACAAGACTACGTCACCAACTCTGTGCCCTGGCACTCCAGCCGCATCCCCT TGTATGCATCAGTCAGCCTGTACCTCCTCGTTCAGAGGCCAGGAACACTTATTCTGTACGATGACGTCCTGCAGGTGCTGTCTGGGTCACCAG GAGCTCGTAACCAGCCGCTGGTGCAGCTCCAGAGGAAGTCCCTTCATCTGCCGTCCAACTCCAACTACACGGCTCTGGCTGCCGCACTGACCACAGCCAGGACTCAGTATGAGATCGGTGGTTTCCCGTTTCTCCTGGGCCAAGAGACCAACAGCTCAG GTGCAGAAACAGGGTGGACAGACTTGACAGCTTTAGCAGTGGTCAGCATTCAGCTCTTTGACAAAGACGGCAGTGCGATCCAGGTCTCAGATCCGATCCACATCTCTGTGCCGCTGCCATCGGACACCCGCAACAGGATGGCCACAAGTGTACCTGCTTGGCTGTATCAGCCTAAGACGG GACTGTGGGTTAGGAACGGGACGGGCTACATCAAAAAGGACGGCACACAGTTTGTCTGGAACGTTGTGGTTCCTCAGATGGGATACTGGTTAGCTGCCTTCCCCTCGTCTTCAG GATTGGGTCTGTCTCATCCAGGCTTGAGGGACATCACCACGTACCACACCCTGTTCCTGCTCTCCATCCTGGGCTCGCTGGCCCTGCTGGTTCTCATCCTGCTCTGTGTGCTGCTCTACTACTGCAGGTGTGGGGAGCGTAGGCGCAG GCGGAAGTGTTTGAAACCTCGTCGCCAGCAAGGGAAACCCCACACGTCCAATCTAAATGGCGCAAAGAGAGACCAGGGTACATCCACTTCACGGCTAAATCTGATCTGTGGAGGCCATGTTGAGTCTGGCCCATCTAATGACAAATCTGACTTGTCCCCATCTCGAGACTACCAGAGTTCAAGGGAGGACTTAACCAAGCATGTTCCAGCTCACATGCTGCGACACGCAAAGGGAAAAAATGCATCAGGTCCCCAACGGGGTGAAAGCTTCCCCATGAAGGTTACACGTGCCACAGAGACCAACAACCTGGACAACCCTTTGCTGCATGAAGACTACAACCGGAGCTACAGTCCCATGGAGGGCAAGGACGCTGAATATCACCGACACCACAACGCTAACGACAATCGAGGATACTCCTCTGATCCCCCGTCCCCGCCTCGCTTCCAAGGCTACGTGCCAAACCAGTCTGACAAACCCCCCGAatattcagcagcagctgcagacagcCTTGCCAGACCCACCTCCCTCAACACCCAACCAGGTCAGATCATCTTCTGCAGCTCCATTGACCAGATGAAGGAGAACATGTACCGGAGCATGGTACCAACCCTGGTCATCCCAGCCCACTATATGCGCCTGCCCTCCGAGTTTTCTGGTAAAGATGGAAAGGACCAGAAGGAGCAAGAAAACGATGGTGCACAGATGGGAGGAGGCCAGCagcatcatcaccaccactccCAGAAACAAGGCCAACAGCAGCAAGGTGGATCCCAAGGTGACGACTCTGAGGAGCCGAGCTGGGCGTCCGACTCCTCTGGTGGACCTGTGACCATCCCTGTGCTCTTCAACGACTCCACCATGGCTCAGATGAATGGGGAACTGCAGGCTCTGACTGAGAAGAAGCTACTGGAGCTTGGTGTTAAACAGCACCCAAGGGCATGGTTCATCTCCCTGGATGGACGTGCTAACGCTCATGTGCGCCACTCCTACATAGATGCTGGGAATGACCTCAGTGGCGGCGGTGTTGGTGGATTCTTAGGTGGTCCCAGCAGCACTCCCCGAGACGTCAACCTTGAACCACCTCTGGAGGCCCAAGAACATAAGTCAGCAATCAACCGGAAGGGAAAAGATGATCGCTGGGGGACGGGAGGACGGAAGGGCCACGGTGTTAGCAGCGGTGGTGGGAAGAGTTACTCCAAGTTGGCCTACCCTGACCACAGCGAGCCCAGCAGCAGCGAGGGACGTCCAGTCTCACCCGAGGAGAACTCCCTCACCCCTCTTCTTGATGAAGGTCCATCCTCCCGAGGATCCACCATCCCCAGAAGAGGACGCAGTCGTGTGAACAGCACCCGCAGCAGCAACAGCGAGAACCGCCGTGACTCCATGACCAGTCCTGAGGATGATCCCGACGACAAAGACGAGAACAAGAAGAGCCCCTGGCAGAAGATCGAAGACAGGCCTCTCATGGTCTTCCACCCCAGGAAGTGA
- the LOC122867722 gene encoding protein FAM171A2 isoform X1, whose protein sequence is MPANCISRLLLFASICAVWEALAKSLPDQGAFEVQIKVQVFDNSDLSPLADAQVEVHGNQTILASSRAGSDGVLRVSFLYRTGTWVIITASKQDYVTNSVPWHSSRIPLYASVSLYLLVQRPGTLILYDDVLQVLSGSPGARNQPLVQLQRKSLHLPSNSNYTALAAALTTARTQYEIGGFPFLLGQETNSSGAETGWTDLTALAVVSIQLFDKDGSAIQVSDPIHISVPLPSDTRNRMATSVPAWLYQPKTGLWVRNGTGYIKKDGTQFVWNVVVPQMGYWLAAFPSSSGLGLSHPGLRDITTYHTLFLLSILGSLALLVLILLCVLLYYCRCGERRRRSQLRKCLKPRRQQGKPHTSNLNGAKRDQGTSTSRLNLICGGHVESGPSNDKSDLSPSRDYQSSREDLTKHVPAHMLRHAKGKNASGPQRGESFPMKVTRATETNNLDNPLLHEDYNRSYSPMEGKDAEYHRHHNANDNRGYSSDPPSPPRFQGYVPNQSDKPPEYSAAAADSLARPTSLNTQPGQIIFCSSIDQMKENMYRSMVPTLVIPAHYMRLPSEFSGKDGKDQKEQENDGAQMGGGQQHHHHHSQKQGQQQQGGSQGDDSEEPSWASDSSGGPVTIPVLFNDSTMAQMNGELQALTEKKLLELGVKQHPRAWFISLDGRANAHVRHSYIDAGNDLSGGGVGGFLGGPSSTPRDVNLEPPLEAQEHKSAINRKGKDDRWGTGGRKGHGVSSGGGKSYSKLAYPDHSEPSSSEGRPVSPEENSLTPLLDEGPSSRGSTIPRRGRSRVNSTRSSNSENRRDSMTSPEDDPDDKDENKKSPWQKIEDRPLMVFHPRK, encoded by the exons AGGTGCAAATAAAAGTCCAGGTGTTCGACAACAGCGACCTGTCACCGTTGGCAGACGCTCAGGTGGAAGTCCACGGCAACCAAACTATCTTGGCGTCCAGCAGGGCCGGCAGCGATGGCGTCCTGAGAGTCAGCTTCCTGTACCGCACGGGAACATGGGTCATCATTACAGCCTCCAAACAAGACTACGTCACCAACTCTGTGCCCTGGCACTCCAGCCGCATCCCCT TGTATGCATCAGTCAGCCTGTACCTCCTCGTTCAGAGGCCAGGAACACTTATTCTGTACGATGACGTCCTGCAGGTGCTGTCTGGGTCACCAG GAGCTCGTAACCAGCCGCTGGTGCAGCTCCAGAGGAAGTCCCTTCATCTGCCGTCCAACTCCAACTACACGGCTCTGGCTGCCGCACTGACCACAGCCAGGACTCAGTATGAGATCGGTGGTTTCCCGTTTCTCCTGGGCCAAGAGACCAACAGCTCAG GTGCAGAAACAGGGTGGACAGACTTGACAGCTTTAGCAGTGGTCAGCATTCAGCTCTTTGACAAAGACGGCAGTGCGATCCAGGTCTCAGATCCGATCCACATCTCTGTGCCGCTGCCATCGGACACCCGCAACAGGATGGCCACAAGTGTACCTGCTTGGCTGTATCAGCCTAAGACGG GACTGTGGGTTAGGAACGGGACGGGCTACATCAAAAAGGACGGCACACAGTTTGTCTGGAACGTTGTGGTTCCTCAGATGGGATACTGGTTAGCTGCCTTCCCCTCGTCTTCAG GATTGGGTCTGTCTCATCCAGGCTTGAGGGACATCACCACGTACCACACCCTGTTCCTGCTCTCCATCCTGGGCTCGCTGGCCCTGCTGGTTCTCATCCTGCTCTGTGTGCTGCTCTACTACTGCAGGTGTGGGGAGCGTAGGCGCAGGTCTCAGTT GCGGAAGTGTTTGAAACCTCGTCGCCAGCAAGGGAAACCCCACACGTCCAATCTAAATGGCGCAAAGAGAGACCAGGGTACATCCACTTCACGGCTAAATCTGATCTGTGGAGGCCATGTTGAGTCTGGCCCATCTAATGACAAATCTGACTTGTCCCCATCTCGAGACTACCAGAGTTCAAGGGAGGACTTAACCAAGCATGTTCCAGCTCACATGCTGCGACACGCAAAGGGAAAAAATGCATCAGGTCCCCAACGGGGTGAAAGCTTCCCCATGAAGGTTACACGTGCCACAGAGACCAACAACCTGGACAACCCTTTGCTGCATGAAGACTACAACCGGAGCTACAGTCCCATGGAGGGCAAGGACGCTGAATATCACCGACACCACAACGCTAACGACAATCGAGGATACTCCTCTGATCCCCCGTCCCCGCCTCGCTTCCAAGGCTACGTGCCAAACCAGTCTGACAAACCCCCCGAatattcagcagcagctgcagacagcCTTGCCAGACCCACCTCCCTCAACACCCAACCAGGTCAGATCATCTTCTGCAGCTCCATTGACCAGATGAAGGAGAACATGTACCGGAGCATGGTACCAACCCTGGTCATCCCAGCCCACTATATGCGCCTGCCCTCCGAGTTTTCTGGTAAAGATGGAAAGGACCAGAAGGAGCAAGAAAACGATGGTGCACAGATGGGAGGAGGCCAGCagcatcatcaccaccactccCAGAAACAAGGCCAACAGCAGCAAGGTGGATCCCAAGGTGACGACTCTGAGGAGCCGAGCTGGGCGTCCGACTCCTCTGGTGGACCTGTGACCATCCCTGTGCTCTTCAACGACTCCACCATGGCTCAGATGAATGGGGAACTGCAGGCTCTGACTGAGAAGAAGCTACTGGAGCTTGGTGTTAAACAGCACCCAAGGGCATGGTTCATCTCCCTGGATGGACGTGCTAACGCTCATGTGCGCCACTCCTACATAGATGCTGGGAATGACCTCAGTGGCGGCGGTGTTGGTGGATTCTTAGGTGGTCCCAGCAGCACTCCCCGAGACGTCAACCTTGAACCACCTCTGGAGGCCCAAGAACATAAGTCAGCAATCAACCGGAAGGGAAAAGATGATCGCTGGGGGACGGGAGGACGGAAGGGCCACGGTGTTAGCAGCGGTGGTGGGAAGAGTTACTCCAAGTTGGCCTACCCTGACCACAGCGAGCCCAGCAGCAGCGAGGGACGTCCAGTCTCACCCGAGGAGAACTCCCTCACCCCTCTTCTTGATGAAGGTCCATCCTCCCGAGGATCCACCATCCCCAGAAGAGGACGCAGTCGTGTGAACAGCACCCGCAGCAGCAACAGCGAGAACCGCCGTGACTCCATGACCAGTCCTGAGGATGATCCCGACGACAAAGACGAGAACAAGAAGAGCCCCTGGCAGAAGATCGAAGACAGGCCTCTCATGGTCTTCCACCCCAGGAAGTGA
- the LOC122867722 gene encoding protein FAM171A2 isoform X3: MPANCISRLLLFASICAVWEALAKSLPDQGAFEVQIKVQVFDNSDLSPLADAQVEVHGNQTILASSRAGSDGVLRVSFLYRTGTWVIITASKQDYVTNSVPWHSSRIPLYASVSLYLLVQRPGTLILYDDVLQVLSGSPGARNQPLVQLQRKSLHLPSNSNYTALAAALTTARTQYEIGGFPFLLGQETNSSGAETGWTDLTALAVVSIQLFDKDGSAIQVSDPIHISVPLPSDTRNRMATSVPAWLYQPKTGLWVRNGTGYIKKDGTQFVWNVVVPQMGYWLAAFPSSSGLGLSHPGLRDITTYHTLFLLSILGSLALLVLILLCVLLYYCRRKCLKPRRQQGKPHTSNLNGAKRDQGTSTSRLNLICGGHVESGPSNDKSDLSPSRDYQSSREDLTKHVPAHMLRHAKGKNASGPQRGESFPMKVTRATETNNLDNPLLHEDYNRSYSPMEGKDAEYHRHHNANDNRGYSSDPPSPPRFQGYVPNQSDKPPEYSAAAADSLARPTSLNTQPGQIIFCSSIDQMKENMYRSMVPTLVIPAHYMRLPSEFSGKDGKDQKEQENDGAQMGGGQQHHHHHSQKQGQQQQGGSQGDDSEEPSWASDSSGGPVTIPVLFNDSTMAQMNGELQALTEKKLLELGVKQHPRAWFISLDGRANAHVRHSYIDAGNDLSGGGVGGFLGGPSSTPRDVNLEPPLEAQEHKSAINRKGKDDRWGTGGRKGHGVSSGGGKSYSKLAYPDHSEPSSSEGRPVSPEENSLTPLLDEGPSSRGSTIPRRGRSRVNSTRSSNSENRRDSMTSPEDDPDDKDENKKSPWQKIEDRPLMVFHPRK; encoded by the exons AGGTGCAAATAAAAGTCCAGGTGTTCGACAACAGCGACCTGTCACCGTTGGCAGACGCTCAGGTGGAAGTCCACGGCAACCAAACTATCTTGGCGTCCAGCAGGGCCGGCAGCGATGGCGTCCTGAGAGTCAGCTTCCTGTACCGCACGGGAACATGGGTCATCATTACAGCCTCCAAACAAGACTACGTCACCAACTCTGTGCCCTGGCACTCCAGCCGCATCCCCT TGTATGCATCAGTCAGCCTGTACCTCCTCGTTCAGAGGCCAGGAACACTTATTCTGTACGATGACGTCCTGCAGGTGCTGTCTGGGTCACCAG GAGCTCGTAACCAGCCGCTGGTGCAGCTCCAGAGGAAGTCCCTTCATCTGCCGTCCAACTCCAACTACACGGCTCTGGCTGCCGCACTGACCACAGCCAGGACTCAGTATGAGATCGGTGGTTTCCCGTTTCTCCTGGGCCAAGAGACCAACAGCTCAG GTGCAGAAACAGGGTGGACAGACTTGACAGCTTTAGCAGTGGTCAGCATTCAGCTCTTTGACAAAGACGGCAGTGCGATCCAGGTCTCAGATCCGATCCACATCTCTGTGCCGCTGCCATCGGACACCCGCAACAGGATGGCCACAAGTGTACCTGCTTGGCTGTATCAGCCTAAGACGG GACTGTGGGTTAGGAACGGGACGGGCTACATCAAAAAGGACGGCACACAGTTTGTCTGGAACGTTGTGGTTCCTCAGATGGGATACTGGTTAGCTGCCTTCCCCTCGTCTTCAG GATTGGGTCTGTCTCATCCAGGCTTGAGGGACATCACCACGTACCACACCCTGTTCCTGCTCTCCATCCTGGGCTCGCTGGCCCTGCTGGTTCTCATCCTGCTCTGTGTGCTGCTCTACTACTGCAG GCGGAAGTGTTTGAAACCTCGTCGCCAGCAAGGGAAACCCCACACGTCCAATCTAAATGGCGCAAAGAGAGACCAGGGTACATCCACTTCACGGCTAAATCTGATCTGTGGAGGCCATGTTGAGTCTGGCCCATCTAATGACAAATCTGACTTGTCCCCATCTCGAGACTACCAGAGTTCAAGGGAGGACTTAACCAAGCATGTTCCAGCTCACATGCTGCGACACGCAAAGGGAAAAAATGCATCAGGTCCCCAACGGGGTGAAAGCTTCCCCATGAAGGTTACACGTGCCACAGAGACCAACAACCTGGACAACCCTTTGCTGCATGAAGACTACAACCGGAGCTACAGTCCCATGGAGGGCAAGGACGCTGAATATCACCGACACCACAACGCTAACGACAATCGAGGATACTCCTCTGATCCCCCGTCCCCGCCTCGCTTCCAAGGCTACGTGCCAAACCAGTCTGACAAACCCCCCGAatattcagcagcagctgcagacagcCTTGCCAGACCCACCTCCCTCAACACCCAACCAGGTCAGATCATCTTCTGCAGCTCCATTGACCAGATGAAGGAGAACATGTACCGGAGCATGGTACCAACCCTGGTCATCCCAGCCCACTATATGCGCCTGCCCTCCGAGTTTTCTGGTAAAGATGGAAAGGACCAGAAGGAGCAAGAAAACGATGGTGCACAGATGGGAGGAGGCCAGCagcatcatcaccaccactccCAGAAACAAGGCCAACAGCAGCAAGGTGGATCCCAAGGTGACGACTCTGAGGAGCCGAGCTGGGCGTCCGACTCCTCTGGTGGACCTGTGACCATCCCTGTGCTCTTCAACGACTCCACCATGGCTCAGATGAATGGGGAACTGCAGGCTCTGACTGAGAAGAAGCTACTGGAGCTTGGTGTTAAACAGCACCCAAGGGCATGGTTCATCTCCCTGGATGGACGTGCTAACGCTCATGTGCGCCACTCCTACATAGATGCTGGGAATGACCTCAGTGGCGGCGGTGTTGGTGGATTCTTAGGTGGTCCCAGCAGCACTCCCCGAGACGTCAACCTTGAACCACCTCTGGAGGCCCAAGAACATAAGTCAGCAATCAACCGGAAGGGAAAAGATGATCGCTGGGGGACGGGAGGACGGAAGGGCCACGGTGTTAGCAGCGGTGGTGGGAAGAGTTACTCCAAGTTGGCCTACCCTGACCACAGCGAGCCCAGCAGCAGCGAGGGACGTCCAGTCTCACCCGAGGAGAACTCCCTCACCCCTCTTCTTGATGAAGGTCCATCCTCCCGAGGATCCACCATCCCCAGAAGAGGACGCAGTCGTGTGAACAGCACCCGCAGCAGCAACAGCGAGAACCGCCGTGACTCCATGACCAGTCCTGAGGATGATCCCGACGACAAAGACGAGAACAAGAAGAGCCCCTGGCAGAAGATCGAAGACAGGCCTCTCATGGTCTTCCACCCCAGGAAGTGA